The Hyalangium minutum DNA segment ACGGCCGCTCCGGACCTCACCATCTCCAGCACCATGCCGGCGAAGGCCGCGAACCCGGCGCCATTGGCGAAGCTGTAAGCGAGAATGCCCCAGATGTACGTCGTCTCCGTCATGGGCGCAGCCGCCATGGCGAGGGCACACAGCCCCGTGGCGACTCCCATGAGGGCGTAGTTGAGCTTGCGGTTGATCCGATCCGACAGCCAGCCCCCCAGCAGCGAGCCCAGCGCCCCAGAAATCCCCATGCCCAGCCCGTTCACGAGCTGCACCGTGCTCTCGGAGGCCTTGTACTCGCCGGACATCGCGCTGAAGAGGTTGGTGAGGGCGCCACAGCTCACCGGCATCAGGCACAGCACGAGCATGATGACGCCATCCCGGCTGAAGGCCGTGCGGAAGAGATCCTGCACGATGCCCTTCACGCGCTCCCAGGTGGCGCGCAGCAGCGAGGCCGGGGCCGCGGACTTCTCGTCCTGGCGCTCGGAGATCCAGAAGATGCCCGCGCCGCTCACGAGCACCAAGGTGGCCAGCACCACTCCCGTCACTTCCCGGGAGAACGTGCTGGCCAGCCAGATGGCGAGCGCTCCGAGGAGGGCCGTGGCCCCCACGTTCCCCGCCATCTGCCAGCCACCGGCGCGGCCCTTGTCCTCCAGGCGGGTGGTGATGGCCATGAGCCCATTGAGCGCGGCATGCGCCGTGGTCGCGGCGGCCTGCAGGGCGGTGAGCAGCAGCGTGTAGAGCCCCAGGTGCTGTGCGGGCTCCGGGAGGAGCGCGCAGGCCAGGAGCAGCACGGCGGTGAGCAGCGTGGAGACGCCGTACCAGACGCGCCGCCAGGGCCCCAGGTCGATGAGCGGCACCCACAGGAGCTTCCAGGCGTGGGGAGAGAAGGCCGTCCCGGACAGCAGGCCGATGTCCGCGAGCGGCATCCCATCCTTCGACAGCCAGTAGGGCACGGCCGTCTGCAGGAAGCCGACGGCGGCGCCAAACGGGACCTCGAGGAGGCCGAACAGCGGGGGCCAGGACCAGCGTTCTTCAGTGGTGGCGGCGGGGACAGCCGCCTCGCTTTCAATCACGGAGCGCTCGGGATGGGAGGAGAGGTGCGGAGTATATGCGCGGCTCAGCGCGGGCGAAGCTGCCGGTCCAGTTCCACCACCTCCGTGCCGATGCCACTGCGCGTCCGCGAGTACCGCACGTCCTGGAGGACCACGCGGTAGCCGTCTGCCTGCTCCTCCACTCGGTAGGTGGGGAAGCGCAGCCAGTTCACGAAGCCTTTCACCTCTGGAGCGGCAAGCGCAGCCTGGACGACCGGGCTGGGGGCCTCGCGAGGGATGGGAGGATGGCTGGTGCGGAAGCGCCCGGATTCTCCCGCCAGCCAGTCCAGCTCGATGAACTCGTAGCGGCCTGGGAGCAGTGCAATCACATCGCGTGTGAACGGGTTGGCGGGGAGTGGACCTGCGGCGACGCGCTCCGGCTCGGTGCCCTGCTGGCGCAGCCACTCCGCCACCTGCCGCTCCGCCAGCCGCGAGCCCGCGAACATCGCCACCATATAGAGGAGCAGCGTGATGCCGCAGACCGTGGCCACGCGCTCGATGCGCAGGGAGTGGATGCCTCGGATTCGCAGAGAGGCGACGGCGGCGACTCCCACCAGCCAGAGGGCCTTCAGGGGGAGCGGCGTCAGGTCCGTATAAAGGATGAGCCCCGTGGTCGCTACGCCGAGCACCAGCCATCCGGCGATGCTCCAGCGGGCGCGCGCATCCGCCATCACGACGGCGGCTCCCGCGAGCAGCCACATCCACGGGTCGATGATGAAGAGCGCGTCGCCGTAGAACCACCGCCCATCAAAGGGCATGAGCACGCGCACGCCATAGTTGTTCATCCAGTCCAGCAGCGTGTGGCTGAACACGGAAAGGTAGGAGAGCAGCAGCAGCGGCCAGAACCGTGCGGGCTCCTTCTCCGGATGGCGTCTCCGGCGGAGGTACGTGTCCCCCAGCTTCACCGCGCCCGCGAGCATCCACGGCAGCACAGCCAGGGCGAGCACCCCGTGCGTGATTCCCCGGCGCAGCAGGAGCGAGGTGTCCGAGTTTCCCAGCACGGTGAAGCCGTCGATGTCCGGCAGGTTGGCGCCGAGCACGAGCGTCAGCGTGGCCAGCGGGGTCTTCCGCTTGAGGCCCGCCTCTCCCATCCAGGCGCCAACGAGCGAGTGCGCGAGGTTGTCCATGCGAAATACGCTAGCCTCTGGCCCTCGCTTGGCGAAGCCGACTTCCCAGATGGAGGGCTCCTCCTCCCCGGCCGTGCGGACCCAGCTCGTGGGCCCGTTCCTCGGCTGGCTGCGCGCTCGCGGCCAGGACCCGAGCCCGCTCATCCAGCAGTTTCAGCTGCCTCCCGACGCGGAGTCGCTGCCCGAGCTCAGTCTCCCGCTCTCCACCCTCCGCGCCTTCCTCGATACCGCCGAGCAGCGCTCGGGTGATGCGTTCATCGGCCTTCACGTGGCTCAGGCCTTCAAGCGCGGCACCTACGGCCTCGTCGAGTACATCGCTCGGGCCTCCCCCACCCTGCGAGACACCTTCCGCCGCCTCGCCCGGTACATGGCGCTCCTCAATGACCAGATGGTCGCCTCCTTCTCCGAGGACGCCTCCACTGGCACCTTCACCTACGGCGTCCCCGGCGAGCCCCTCTCCTACGGCCGCCACGCCAATGAGTTCGGCCTCGCCCTCTTCGTCCACGTAGGCCGCCAGCTCACCGAGCAGCCGTGGAACCCGCTCGCCATCTCCTTCGCCCACCCCGCCCCTCCTGACTTCGCGCCCCTCACCGCCCACTTCGGGGTCACCCCCTCCTTCGGTGGCGGCCTGAACGTCCTCACCCTCTCCGCCTCCACCCTGGACCTCTCTGTCGTCTCAGGCGATCCCGTGCTGCTCTCTGTCCTCGAGCGTGCCGCCGGAACCCCTCCCGCACGTGAGCCCACCCCCGCCCTGCCCGAATTCGTCCAGCGCGTGCACGAGGCCATCCGCGGCTCCCTCCGCGACGGCGCTCCCAAGATGGAGACCCTCGCCAAGCAGCTCCACGTCAGCGCCCGCACCCTCCAGCGCCGCCTTGCCGAGCACCAGACCACCTTCCAGGATGCCGTCGACGCGGTGCGTTGCGAACTCGCCCAGCAATACCTCCGAGACCCACACCTGGGCGTCAGCGAAGTGGCCTTCCTCCTGGGTTACTCGGAGCTGAGCACCTTCGACCGGGCCTTCAAGCGCTGGACCGGAAAGACTCCTCGCGAGTTCCGCGGCTGAGCCCTGGCGTCTTCCGCCAGGAGCAACTCACTGGCAGAGACGCCGGAGCCAGTGTCGCATGTTGTCCTTGTTGAGGGGCGTGAACCATCCGTTGCGCTCCTCATACATGAAGGGCTCTAGCAGGTGAGCCAGCGCCTTGTACTGCGGCAGGTGCGGCTGCTTCTCAATGTCGATGGGGTCCGGCCACTCACCCAGGGTGATCAGCAGGCGCTCGCCCTCCATCGGCTCGAAGGCGACGTCCGGGAAGGCGAGCTTCGGACGCAGCCCCTCCAGTCCACCGAGCTCGCCCAGAAGTGGCTGTCCGAGGAAAGTGAGCCAGTAGGCCCCTCGGGCGCGCGTGCCGATGACCCGGCTGGTGGCACTGAGATCGTAGAGATCCAGGCCCAGGTAGCGGGGAAGCAAGCCGAGGAGTTCCTTGCGCGCGGAGTACCAAAACCCCCGTGGAGCAACAAACGCGAGGCTGGCATAGCCAAAGCTGAAGGGCAGTTCGCCCGCCAGTTGGAGCGCCAGAGCGCGCAGGTGGGCAGGACCGTGCTCCAAGAGGTATTCGGTGGGAAAGGAGAACGCCACCCCGCTGGTCGCCTCCTCGTCATGCGAGAACATCGGATGATCGAGCCTCACACCGCAATATTCGAAATGGTAGTCGCCCGTCTCACTGGGATTATCGTCCAGTTCAACGTTCCAGCCTCCGCGTTCTGGCCCTGCTCGCTCCAGCAAGGTATGGCGAACAGCCTCCCAACCCTTGTCATCCAGCGGGAGCATGTCTCCCTCATTCGAGGCGTACCAAGACAAGGACTGCTGCGGTATGGCTCGGACATAGGTCTGCAAAGCGCGCCAGATGTCGAGAGCAATTTCTGGGTGGGAGCGGCGCATGAAAAAACAAATGACGACGCCGTCTCGTGCCGCCAAGACTCCGTCCTTCGTCCGCAGGCGGATGACAGGAATGCTCTCCCTCATCGAACCATTCCGCTCTTGGGAGCAATGAGCACAGCGGGTCCCCCCAATGCGTCCTCGTAAACTCTGCGTTGATCGAGCCCCGAGTAGGCGCTGCGTTCCCTATACAGAGTCCACTGCGGACGGTTTGTATCGGGGCACGGAAACTTGAAGTCGAATACACCCAACGCCATTCCCTCGTTTTTCCACGTGTTTTCTCCTTCCAGGGATATTTGAAGTTTGCGCCCGTTCAAATTACCCAGGACGGTTCTGCACCAAGTTGTTCACCACCTCCTGCTGCTGCTTCGCCGCCTGCCTCACCGCTGCCAGCGCGTCTCTATCCACCTCCTTACCTCGTAAGTTGTCGGCGTACAGCTGTAGGGTGTTGACGAACTTGTGGCCGGTGAGCGTCTTCGCCTTCTCCACGCCCACGGCCTTCACCGCCTCGGTGACGAAGGTGTGGCGGAAGCGGTGCCAGAGCTTGCCCGGGCGCACTCCCCGAATGGCCTTGGGGAACTCCTCCGGGCAGGCCGCGCGCAGCTTCTCCTCGAGCTTCTCCACGTACGTGCCGTTGTAGGGGAAGATCCACCCGTACGCTTCCCCGTCCGGGCCGAGGCCGCCCGCGAGGCGACCGCGCTTGGCGCCGAAGAGCTTCTGCCCGCGCATGAGGGCCTTCCGCGTCTCCCGGAGGTAGTGCACCGTCTCCTCCGAGAGAGGGAACACGAGGCTGTTGGCGTCGTTCTTCAGCGAGTGCGGCTTCATGAGTTTGCGGTCGCGTTGCTGCTGCACGTGCAGCTCCGGGCCGCCCTCCGCGTTCCAGCGGATGTGCCGCCACTCCACTCCCAGCGCCGTGCTCACGCGCATCCCGCCCTCGTGCCGTTGGAAGCAGAGGAAGGCTCTGGCCCGGTCATCCGGCATCGCCGCGAGCATGCGCGCCCAACTGCGCACCGGGTCTTTGAGCCCCTCCGGCTTGCGCGGCGCCGCCGGGAAGCGCTGGAAGGCCCCAGCATTCAGGAGCAGCGGCCACTTCAAGTCCCGCGCGCGCGCATACACTGTGTGCAGGTGGTCCTTCGTCATGTTGGCCGTGCCGGGCAGAATCTCCGCGCGCCCCAGGCGATCGGAGAGCCAGCCCTGGAGTTGCCCCCGGCTCGGCTTGGCGTGGTGCCCGAAGCGCTCCAGAGCCAGGCGGAAGGTGCTCGCGTAGGCCTTCTGGGTGTGGCGCTTCTGGTGCCGGAGGAAGGCCTTCTCGTACCACGCGAAGAGGGCGCCCAGCGTGGGCGTCTCCGTGAGGGGCAGTTCCTCTTGAGCCTTGGCCCGGGGCTTCTTCTTCGAGAGCGTCTTCAGGCGCTTAGTCGTCATCCCGTTCCTGCCCTTCCAGCCGCGCTGAGAGTTCGTCGGCCGCCTCTCGCGTCACGTCGCTGGCCTCACTGAGCCGGGCGCGCGCCTTCAGCATTGCGGCAACGGCTTCGAGGGCGAAGGTGGTGGGTCTACGGCCCGGCTTCCCTTCGAGCCCAGAGGGCAGCGCACGGGTGAATGCGGCCAACTCCTCGTAGGCCTTGTTGGCGTGGCCCATCGCCTTGCTGAGGTGTGCCAGGGCCTGCGCCGCCTCCTTGAGGCTCTCCTTCGTCTTCTTGCGTGCCTCGGCCGGCGTCGGTTCGTAGGCGCGGCGCTTCGTCTTCCCTTGGCCGTGCACAACGCGAAGCTCAGGAGTGTCCTTCGTCTTGTCGTTCTTCTCGCTCATGTCTGGTGGTTCCTGTGGGGAGTGAATGGATCTTCCGGCGCGGGCTCGGCAGTGCTCCAGAGCCACGCCAGCCTGCGCACGGAGGTGGGGGGAGCTACTCGCTGGAGTCCTTGCGGCTGAGGCCTCTGCCGCTGTGCTCGCGGATGGCCTGCTCCTGCAGCTGCTCTTGGATTCGCCAGCTCTCCTCAACCCCCTTGCTCGTGCCCTTCAGTTCCACATTGAAGGCGTTGAGGTACGTGTACGTAGTGGACGGCTGCTTGTGGCGGAGCATCTGGTGCAGATCCTCCTTCTCCATCGTCCCATCCAGCACCGCCTTGTAGTGGAGGACGGCGAAGGTGTGCCGGTACACGTGCCATGCATCCCCGCCGTCCACCCCGCGCACGCGCTTGGGGAAGTCCTGGGGCGACACGGCCCGGTGAATCGTATCTGTTCGCCGTGCCCCGTCGTGACGAGGTGCTCCCCGGTGTGACACCTCATGGGCTCCAGACGAGGAGGAGTCCATGGAGAAGGAGTTGGAGC contains these protein-coding regions:
- a CDS encoding MFS transporter; the encoded protein is MIESEAAVPAATTEERWSWPPLFGLLEVPFGAAVGFLQTAVPYWLSKDGMPLADIGLLSGTAFSPHAWKLLWVPLIDLGPWRRVWYGVSTLLTAVLLLACALLPEPAQHLGLYTLLLTALQAAATTAHAALNGLMAITTRLEDKGRAGGWQMAGNVGATALLGALAIWLASTFSREVTGVVLATLVLVSGAGIFWISERQDEKSAAPASLLRATWERVKGIVQDLFRTAFSRDGVIMLVLCLMPVSCGALTNLFSAMSGEYKASESTVQLVNGLGMGISGALGSLLGGWLSDRINRKLNYALMGVATGLCALAMAAAPMTETTYIWGILAYSFANGAGFAAFAGMVLEMVRSGAAVTTKYTLFVAASNFAISYATALDGQASSFRGLGARASVGFDGLITFAGIAGMGLLFLLFLRKKPQPAAAT
- a CDS encoding metal-dependent hydrolase, yielding MDNLAHSLVGAWMGEAGLKRKTPLATLTLVLGANLPDIDGFTVLGNSDTSLLLRRGITHGVLALAVLPWMLAGAVKLGDTYLRRRRHPEKEPARFWPLLLLSYLSVFSHTLLDWMNNYGVRVLMPFDGRWFYGDALFIIDPWMWLLAGAAVVMADARARWSIAGWLVLGVATTGLILYTDLTPLPLKALWLVGVAAVASLRIRGIHSLRIERVATVCGITLLLYMVAMFAGSRLAERQVAEWLRQQGTEPERVAAGPLPANPFTRDVIALLPGRYEFIELDWLAGESGRFRTSHPPIPREAPSPVVQAALAAPEVKGFVNWLRFPTYRVEEQADGYRVVLQDVRYSRTRSGIGTEVVELDRQLRPR
- a CDS encoding AraC family transcriptional regulator, which produces MRNTLASGPRLAKPTSQMEGSSSPAVRTQLVGPFLGWLRARGQDPSPLIQQFQLPPDAESLPELSLPLSTLRAFLDTAEQRSGDAFIGLHVAQAFKRGTYGLVEYIARASPTLRDTFRRLARYMALLNDQMVASFSEDASTGTFTYGVPGEPLSYGRHANEFGLALFVHVGRQLTEQPWNPLAISFAHPAPPDFAPLTAHFGVTPSFGGGLNVLTLSASTLDLSVVSGDPVLLSVLERAAGTPPAREPTPALPEFVQRVHEAIRGSLRDGAPKMETLAKQLHVSARTLQRRLAEHQTTFQDAVDAVRCELAQQYLRDPHLGVSEVAFLLGYSELSTFDRAFKRWTGKTPREFRG
- a CDS encoding type VI immunity family protein, with protein sequence MAARDGVVICFFMRRSHPEIALDIWRALQTYVRAIPQQSLSWYASNEGDMLPLDDKGWEAVRHTLLERAGPERGGWNVELDDNPSETGDYHFEYCGVRLDHPMFSHDEEATSGVAFSFPTEYLLEHGPAHLRALALQLAGELPFSFGYASLAFVAPRGFWYSARKELLGLLPRYLGLDLYDLSATSRVIGTRARGAYWLTFLGQPLLGELGGLEGLRPKLAFPDVAFEPMEGERLLITLGEWPDPIDIEKQPHLPQYKALAHLLEPFMYEERNGWFTPLNKDNMRHWLRRLCQ
- a CDS encoding site-specific integrase, coding for MTTKRLKTLSKKKPRAKAQEELPLTETPTLGALFAWYEKAFLRHQKRHTQKAYASTFRLALERFGHHAKPSRGQLQGWLSDRLGRAEILPGTANMTKDHLHTVYARARDLKWPLLLNAGAFQRFPAAPRKPEGLKDPVRSWARMLAAMPDDRARAFLCFQRHEGGMRVSTALGVEWRHIRWNAEGGPELHVQQQRDRKLMKPHSLKNDANSLVFPLSEETVHYLRETRKALMRGQKLFGAKRGRLAGGLGPDGEAYGWIFPYNGTYVEKLEEKLRAACPEEFPKAIRGVRPGKLWHRFRHTFVTEAVKAVGVEKAKTLTGHKFVNTLQLYADNLRGKEVDRDALAAVRQAAKQQQEVVNNLVQNRPG